The Macadamia integrifolia cultivar HAES 741 chromosome 3, SCU_Mint_v3, whole genome shotgun sequence genome segment TGACGAATATTGCTCATATGGAGATTACTTGTTTCCCGAGGGGCAAAATATTCACATTTATATCCCATATACCACATGTTCTTCAAGTCATCATGGAAGCTTTAATCTTATACTTCTTTGTTTCTAATGCCCCCGTTGCTTCATTCTTACAGGCTTATTGGCCCTTCCCATCTATTCACATTATGGAGGTATTTACCCTTGTTTCTGCAAACAAATACCACTAGTTAGCATAGACATGTTTTTCTAGTTCATTCCTTCTTCTAGACTCATGTCCTGTTCCTGAATTTATTGCTTTAAATTTATTTCCTGCTGAGAGTACAAGTTATGTTTACTAATACTAATCCAATTTGTAATGTGACTTCTCACACATGGGGGTGCATATCACTGTTACATTGATTATTCTGTCGTATGATTCAGTCATTGTTCAACACTTTCTTGGTTCTgtatcattttttcctttttttttctgtagtaGACTGCACATGAATTAGACCTTTATTTCCATGCATCATTTATAGAAACATTATCACTTGGAAGTTTACTTGGAATATAAAACTATATTACATTTCTCCTCATAGATATATTCCCATTGATttgccttctctcttctctcatctttcttCTGGTGCTTCTGTCCTTCTGTTTTGGTGGTGGTGCATGTAGGTGGGGGATTTTCTTTCCTCTGTCTTTTTCGGAGTGGTTGAGGTTGGGTTTTCCTGTAAGGGGTGGTACCCTAAACATCTTTTATTGATGTGCtggtattcttcttttcttctctcatgTATGTTTTAcatcctcttttccttttaaatttcctttatatatgaaTTAATACAATCTGTTAATGTTcaggatctttttttttttttttgggggggggggggtgtggggtggggtgTGGAGGATGGGATGGAGTAGAGTTTGGACGTTGGGAGCCATATATGGGATCTGtttgtttatttcttcttcctcctttctttatAAAACTTCATCTGTTGCCACCCGGGGGAAAAAAAACTCAATGAGTTTTAAGCTAGTGTGCCATTTTACCCTTTG includes the following:
- the LOC122073252 gene encoding uncharacterized protein LOC122073252, yielding MTNIAHMEITCFPRGKIFTFISHIPHVLQVIMEALILYFFVSNAPVASFLQAYWPFPSIHIMEVGDFLSSVFFGVVEVGFSCKGWYPKHLLLMCWVVYILTHPGVPTVFYDHFYDWGDAIQPNPEADVRRDIETFIANLL